The nucleotide window TCAAAGCAACTGGCTGACAATCTTTTACCACTTGTGAATTGATGAGGGTTAGTCCAAAGTCGAAAATATCCAGGAGTCTTCATTTTCTCCTATAAGTAGAAGAGTGCCTGGACTAGAGAACCGACATCAAACCAACTAACCAATCCAACAAAAACTCAATCCAAACAATCAGTTCAAATtgatcagagaaatcaaagatCATACGATCTTGCTGTTGAAGAATATACGAGTCCAACATcagaaacttaacaaaatagaaagtctcatataataaatggttcCACTGCTAATAACATCGAAgccttttgtataaaacccCACACCTGCTAAACAGGTGGTTAAGTTGAGAACAATATCAATGTTGCTAGTGGTGGGCCAAGGGTCTGTCCCTCTGAAATCTTAACACTTGCAGCAAGCGAGCAAGCAATCTTCCTTAAGAAGCAGTCCAACTCAAGAAAAGCTCAGACAATCAAGGAGAAAATGAGATTTCTCTAGTGATCCAGACAAGGTAAATCAAGCATGGAGATATTTCCTAAAAGATCATTTGTGCAAAACTtcacttgaatttgaaattgtttgaccactcaattagatGTTTGTTATTTAAgtcttttcttgaagcaccatgttcatctattttgttgaaaataatATCTTTGTTAGATGGAAGGCAAATCATCATTAAATAGCAAACAGAAAAATTGGCAAATCATCATTAAATAACGAAGACCTTTCACTTTCAAAAAGTGATTccatatttgaaaatgaagattTAAAGAGTAAGATTGActgaaatttaattttttattttgaaggcAGCTGATATGTGATACCAGCACATCTTTCATGCGAATCAAAGTCCAAGTTCCAAGTTgttttgttgatgatttttgcAGGCTCTTTGCCCCACATGAAGTGCTAGGAAGAACACATTGTCATCTCTCTAATGAATGAGTCCCATTGTATATGAGTGGGCAACCAAAACATCGAAATATCAtcacaaccaaaaagaaattaaaaataaaatagcattgaatcaaattaaaaataacataGCATTGAGTTGTGAAGAGCAGAATGTTGAAATTGGTAACAGTACTCAAGCCTAATGTAAACATAAGTTGATGcccaacaaaataatatatcagTCTCTGAGTGGATTCAATTGAACAACTTATGCTGCAAGGTCATGCAGTCTTCAGTCTTCAGTCTCAGTCCAAGCAACGTCCGAATTCCACCTTCTTGGCATCAGTTTGGCAAGCCAAATTCCAGCAAGttgttgaataaataaaaaaggaggtAGAAGGAAAGTGAGCATTGAGAACTCTGTTCTTGGTGTAAGTatatatgaaagaagaaagtTGAATTATGTAGAGGCCAATGCTAGAGTAGCTAGCATGTAAACAACCATCTGTGAAAATCAGCAAATTTTATAGAATATAGCCATCTTACATACTCAAACAACACAATCTGAAATATGTATATAACTCCAGGTAAATAGAAGTACAACAAGCATTACAATACCCAGGAATCCAATTCCAGAGCCTACTTCTTAATCATATTCATATAGAAGCTAAATATAAAAGATAATATAGTACTAGTGGGGGGTTGCTAAGAAATTTTGTGATTGCTCTTCATAGCGGAAACCAATTGCCTTGGAATCATCTGCAGACCAAACAAATATACCATGAAGTTGTTGCTCACTCTTGAGCGTGTCACAGGCAGTGAAAAAACCATTCTCAGGGGACAGTCCACGACTCCCATCACTGATAAAGCTTGCCAAGACCTTCCCACCATTGTAATTGGAGCTTTGTGTCTTGAAGTAATTGATGAACTGAGACACTGTGGTTCCCTGATCGTATGCGTAAAACTGGAAATTCACATAGTCTATCAAGTGGCCATAGCTCTTCCACAAGGCCAAGTAGTGGCTCTGAACTTGGTCATCATCAAAGGGAGCAATGGAAGCAAATGATATCACTCCATTGTTCTTGAGGGTTGTTATAAGCTTCCCAATGCACTCGGAGAAGGTAGCAGGGTCTGCGCTGAAGTGCTCGTAATCAATGTCAATTCCATCCAAATTGTACTGCTGGATGATGCCTGTGAGAGAAGAAACAGCATTGGAAACCCATGAGTCAATTGAGGAAGGCTTGAATTCAGCAGGGACACCATTCACAGAGTCTCCTCCTAGGCTAAAGGCCACTTTGACATTTGAATGCTGATTTTTTATGGAGGAAACTTGGGACGGGCTAAGATTATCAGAGTCCCAGAAGACATTGAATTTTCCATTGGTGGGAGAGGAGGAGGTGTCATAGTCTATGGCAAATGAGAGAATGAAGTGGAATTCAACATTTGGGTTAATGGGGACATCAGAAAACTTGACATTCTTGAATTGAGCTCCTATGTATTCTCTGAAGAGATCTGAGTTTGCTGGGGCTGCTCGGATTGATGTAGGGGATGTGAGGAGGGTTTGAAGGAAGAAAAGGGTGAAGATGAGCTTAAGCTTTGGGAGTGCCATATTGCTCATATAATATTGAAGACTGCTAGatgtttttgtgtttatgtTTATGAGTGAAATTGAAACTTGTTAACCACCGGTTATATAGTGTGGCCCTCAATGTGAATATGCAGGTAAGGGATATGTGGAAACAAGCTAGTTGATCTGGTTGTGTGCAGTGCCGTTTCAGTAAGCTTTGTCTTGGCAGGATTGCGCAATCTGCCGGTCTTGGATAAGTTTAGCCATAGCCAAGGGAGAACTCTCTTGGGTTACAATCACAAAGAAATCAAGTTTCAACGTTCTTAGTACTGTCTCTAGGGCCCCCACTGTCGCACAAAATGACAGGTTTATAAGCTGCCATAACCACACAACACAAATTATCCAAACCCCTCTTAGTCGAAGAGAAATTTCCACGAAGGAAACCAAAGCGAAGACCTTGTTTAAAGTCTGCATAGACTCCGAAGTAATTTGGCCCTCAAGCGAAGATCTTCTTATACTGAAATTCATTTTTGACTTTTAAGGCAGCTGATATGCGATACCAGCGCATCTTCCATGTCAATCAAAGTCCAAGTTCCAAGTTGTTTTCCTGTTGATTTTTCTAAGAAAATTGTAGGATAGTCATTCTTTCCAAGTTGTTTGCCCCACATATGAGGCCAGTTACATTAAAAGTATCACGTATCAGAGTCAGACACGCATCAGTCATTCATAAAGAAGCCCTTTCTACACAAGTAAGAGAACATATAATTAAAAAGGGTTAATGATTGATATGGCCTTTGAAACTCAATTTGAATCTTACTTTGCCACCTAAAACTCAATTTGTCACCCTTTATCCCCTGAAACTCAATACTCCGTCTCACTTTGCCGATATTCATTAActccaaaaaaattaacagaTCCATGGATGTCCAATTTAAAGTCTGGTGCTTGGCTGCTTCTCCTCTCTTGAAGATCCAGGGACCGTGTCTGACAACCATGCTTGAAAACGATGCAAATTTAAAGTCCACAATGCCTTCAGAGTAGTCAAATTTGTTGCCATGACTTTTCACCGAATTAGGAAGATATATGGCCTGAGAGTGACAGTGGCAGTCAAGGCTGATCCAACATTACTTTGACGTCCTATTCATGTTACACAAATAGCgtaacataaaattaaaaaggctTAATTATTAATATGTCTCCTGAAACTAAATTTGAATCTCATTTTGCCACTTCAATTTGTCATATTTTACCTCTTGAAACTCAATTCTCAGTCTCACTTTGCCCATATTCATTAActccacaaaaaaaataacagaGCATTGAGTTGTGAAGAGCAAAATGTTGAAAACGTTGAAAATTTGGCAAATCATCATTAAATAGCGAAGACCTTGTTATTTTAAGGTCTATAGTATTAGTCTATTAGAGCCTGCGTTGCAGACTTTCACTTTCAAGAAGTGATTCCATGTTAGAAAATGAAGATCTTAGAGTAAGATTGActgaaatttaattttttattttgaaggcAGCTGATATGTGATACCAGCACATCTTTCATGTGAATCAAAGTCCAAGTTCCAAGTTgttttgttgatgatttttccaGGTTCTTTGCCCCACATGAAGTGCTAGGAAGAACACATTGTCATCTCTCTAATAAATGTGAGTCCCATTGTATATGGGTGGGCAACCAAAACATCGaaatatcatcatcataaccaaaaagaaattaaaaatcatattgaattaaattaaaaataacataGCATTGAGTTGTGAAGAGCAGAATGTTGAAATTGATAACAGTACTCAAGCCTAATGTAAACATAAGTTGATGCCCTATTCCAGTTAAAGTGCTAAATGACCACATTCTTGTGTAACGGACCTGAAGGGACCAACAACTCAGGTGTGGGATTTTATCTCAAAATCATATAGTAAATTAGAAGGTAATCtgttgttctttctttt belongs to Prunus persica cultivar Lovell chromosome G4, Prunus_persica_NCBIv2, whole genome shotgun sequence and includes:
- the LOC18781233 gene encoding chitinase 2, which gives rise to MSNMALPKLKLIFTLFFLQTLLTSPTSIRAAPANSDLFREYIGAQFKNVKFSDVPINPNVEFHFILSFAIDYDTSSSPTNGKFNVFWDSDNLSPSQVSSIKNQHSNVKVAFSLGGDSVNGVPAEFKPSSIDSWVSNAVSSLTGIIQQYNLDGIDIDYEHFSADPATFSECIGKLITTLKNNGVISFASIAPFDDDQVQSHYLALWKSYGHLIDYVNFQFYAYDQGTTVSQFINYFKTQSSNYNGGKVLASFISDGSRGLSPENGFFTACDTLKSEQQLHGIFVWSADDSKAIGFRYEEQSQNFLATPH